The nucleotide window ATCCCGTTTGTTGATCACCCGGTCCGCCAGACCGAAGGCGCACGCCTCGTCGGCTTCCATGAAGTTGTCTCTGTCCATGTCGCGGGCGATGCGGCGCACCGGTTGTCCGGTGTGGTTGGCCAGAATCTGGTTGAGCCGTTCCCGGATGCGCAAAATCTCTTTGGCGTGAATCTGGATGTCTTCGGCCTGCCCCTGGAATCCCCCGGAGGGTTGATGGATCATCACCCGGGAGTTGGGCAGCAGCAGCCGTTTGCCTTTGGCTCCCGCGGCCAGCAGCACCGCTCCCATGCTCGCCGCCTGACCGACGCACAGGGTACTCACATCCGGTCGGATGAACTGCATGGTATCGTAGATGGCCATGCCCGCCGTCACCACACCACCCGGACTGTTGATGTACAGATGGATATCTTTTTCCGGGTTTTCCGATTCCAAAAAGAGCAGCTGGGCAACGACCAGATTGGCGGATTCATCGTTGACCGGCCCGACCAGGAACACCACCCGTTCCTTGAGCAGTCGGGAATAGATGTCGTAAGCCCGTTCGCCGCGATTGGTGGTCTCGACCACCATGGGAACCAGATTCATGGCAATACCTTAAAAAAGAAAGAGCCTTCAAGGAGGATGTGCGCGGGAGCGTGCCCGATGCCTGGCCGGGTTCCCCCGCGCACACTTAAATAAAGGTCGTGGATGGACCTAGTTGTCCGTCAGCAGCGCGTCGAGGGCGATGGTTTCGTCCGTGACCGTGCCGTTGCCGAGAATCCATTCGTTGACCATTTCTTCCAGCACGGCGCCGCGAATGCCGTCCATGCGGCTTTCGTCGGAGCGGGCCCATTGTTTGAACTCACGGGCCTGGGCGCCGTAGGCCGCCGCCAGGGCATCCAGACGGGCCGCCACCCGGGCGTCGTCCACCTGCATGTTCTCCTGTTTGGCGATGGCCCCGAGCAGCAATCCCAGTCGTACCCGCCGTTCCGCCGTTTCCCGGAAACCGCTGGCCAGCATGTCGTCGTTGAGGCCGTGCTGGGCCGGATCCATGCCCCGGTTGACGGTCTCCTCCTTGAACTGGGCCACCATGGCGCGCACTTCCCGCTCCACGATCTTGCTGGGCAGTTCAAAGGGATTGGCGCCCACCAGGGCGTCATGGATTCGACGCTGAACCCGTTTTTCCGTGGCCAGGGCCGCCCGTTTGGTCAGTTGTTCCCGGATGGACTCCCGGAGCCGTTCCAGAC belongs to Magnetococcales bacterium and includes:
- the clpP gene encoding ATP-dependent Clp endopeptidase proteolytic subunit ClpP, whose protein sequence is MNLVPMVVETTNRGERAYDIYSRLLKERVVFLVGPVNDESANLVVAQLLFLESENPEKDIHLYINSPGGVVTAGMAIYDTMQFIRPDVSTLCVGQAASMGAVLLAAGAKGKRLLLPNSRVMIHQPSGGFQGQAEDIQIHAKEILRIRERLNQILANHTGQPVRRIARDMDRDNFMEADEACAFGLADRVINKRDLPTDETQ